DNA from Kryptolebias marmoratus isolate JLee-2015 linkage group LG15, ASM164957v2, whole genome shotgun sequence:
gtagtggccatcttggattgagttcactccaaatgttaatcagttgtagatgtacatccaatgattatttactGAGTGTTTCATGAAactccattcagtggttcatgagatattttgctaacagacaaattcatttgactttctgttttgtctgtctgtttgcaaagtatctcataaatcattaggcagattttaatgaaattttcagaaaggtTTCATTCAATGTACATCTGCAATTGAATAAAGTTTGAAGCcaattaaattcaagatggctgccacagttaatcattatgagccaaaacaaaaatggctataaatcagtcgattttacagatcttgGACTAAAATGTGATCcagtagtacctgagagtcattcacaatacatactctgagggtAAGATCTCGCATAATGATATATTTTCCAGTTCTGACTCACAACTCGGACATTTCTCAGAATAGgttgatctttgtttaaaaccctgatataaaggtggcgggcgatatgcattccttcaaggagtcatatgctttaaatttattattaagttagtttaacattttagaCACTTTGTCGTAGAAAATCTAGGTTTGCAGCATCTTAACACTGTCCGGAAACATTTTATCTGCTCTTGTTTCAAGCCGGTAGATTAATGCCGCTGCACCGTCCTTCTCCATAGGAAAAACAAGCAGGATAAGGTGAAGGGGAAAGTGTAAGTTTTgaacagctttttctgtttgtttaagaaGATGCAACTACATTaagacaaaataattattaggcgatatttatatattattttctttcGTAAGGACTTTCGCTCATTATTGTTGAATTAgcgaaataaagttaaatgttagctTGTGTCAACAGCTTTGGTGAGAAGAAACAAGAGCAGCtagtgttgttttgttgtctgattcttgtcagccttttatttaactttttattgtctgattTGAGCGAATGCTACGAAAAGTAATACTGCTTTAGCTGCAAAATTTCACATACGTTTTTAGTGTTGaaacactaaaacactaaaaacttaTACAGACGTCGAAACACGGTtttgaagatttgtttttagtATAAAAAGACAATCACAAATGTGGCAgtcaaatacaaacacattttactaataataataattatttttcgTGTTAAAACTTGAAAGGTGGTGTTTAGCTGGATCTGTTAGTTAATTAGTTAGTAAAGCTGTAGGGCTTTttgtcaagtttatttttgtttttcctctgtgagTTGTTTAGACCacacaaaactaaataatatCTGTGTCCCACAGTCATGAAAATGTCTGGTAATTAGTGAAGGAGCTGTATGTGCAAATACAAATGTTTGAATATGTTAAACAGGATACTCTCTTGATTCAGCGCTCTCTCAGTGTAGTTAACGTCAAATTGAACTCATCTCTGAGTAGAGAAAAGTCAGTAGTCATATTAGATTTCAGCCTTTTGTTCTGttcactctttttctttctttttctcaattCATAGATAATGTTTAACATGAGCTGActggagaaagaaaactgaggaTGGTGCCAACTTGAGGGTAATAAACTGCTAAGTCTCGAACATGCTATCAGAACTGTTTGCCTTTGCCAGGCTCCCTTTTATATGGACTTCTCCTCACTGGAAAGCCCCTCTTTGCAGAACTTTTCACCCATTATATTCAAGGCCGTGGCTATTGGGAGCTACAGTTTATAGAAGCACTCATAGATGGACTTTAGCGCCATCCTCAAGGATAAGCCAAAAGCCTGTGTTTACCAAAGCACCAGCGTTTGGAGAAAAGCTTGCACTTATAGACAGCAGTGGAAGACACAGCTACAAGCAGCTGTACTGCAGTAGCTTGGGGCTTGCCAGTAAAATCAGTTCTGCTCTAAAGTCTGATTTTGGAGGTCTGGATGGAAAACGTATTTCCTTTTTGTGTGCAAATGATTCTTCATATGTAGTGGCACAGTGGGCAGCTTGGATGAGTGGTGGGACAGTGGTGCCACTCTACCGAAAACACCCTCCCTCTGAACTGGAGTACATCATCTCTGACTCCCAGAGCTCACTGCTGGTGGCAGGACATCCGTATGCAGAGACCCTGCAGCCGCTGGCACAGAAACTTGGGCTGCCGTGTCTGACTCTGCCTCCGACTTCTAACCTGGATGCTTTGAATGAGACAGACACTTGTGAGCAGGAGATAACTATTAAAGACTGGGCTGGTCGACCAGCTATGATTATCTACACCAGTGGGACCACAGGGCGCCCCAAAGGGGTTCTCCATACACACAGCAGCATCCAAGCCATggtaaatgcttcttttttaaagtatattttaatttaagacgAAGCAAGCATACTTCACCATGTTTTTGATTTAGAGCTCTAGCCTAACAACATTATCAGTTTATCTGCAGTGTAGCATGATTGCATCCAATTTTAATGTGAAGTTCTTGTCAAAACTTTTAGGACTTTTGACTTGtaggtagccatcttgaatcaggttgactccaaaagttactcagttgtagatgttcatccattgATTACATTCTGCGAGTTTCATTGAATTCCATTATGTGGTTTAAAACATATTGTTCTAacgaacagacaaacacacaaggaatgacacaaacacatgatTGTCCACCTTTTATTATAGTGAGCGATAAAAAATCTGTAAGAAAATGAAACCAATAATGAGCCTTTATGTAGGAATAAGATTCATATATCTATCCATAATTTGTCTGTATCATCTCAACGCTGTTAGCTTATTCCAATGCAATAATCTAAAACAGTCTACTCATTCatgttgctcttttttattatctgtaagAGGAACTAACGCCTTCTAAGTGGTCAGTGATTTGTTCTGAGACATGTTAACTTGATCTCTTCTCTGCCCTACCCCTGCTTCCCCCTCAGATCCAGTGTTTGGTGTCAGAGTGGGCTTGGTCCAAAGATGACGTCATCCTCCACACCTTACCACTCCACCACGTGCATGGCATCATTAACAAGCTGCTGTGCCCACTCTGGGTGGGCGCCACCTGTATCATGCTTCCTGAGTTCGAGCCTCAGAAGGTCCTAAAcactctttttgtctttttaatctACCCACCCACCCTAACACACACCCCTTCAGCCTGCTGCTATAAGCACACCTTCATTGAAGTGGCTCCTTGCAGCAGTGTGACTCCAAGCTgacaacaagaataaaaagtatttcaggTTTATAGATGTTGTAAAGATAAAGTCATGCTGGGTTGTAAAGGATCCTTAGCCGTTTTCACATCAATCAGTCTTTTTCTGTCACTCTTTGCTTCTCCCCTTCCTCTTTTCTCACTTCTCCTTGCTTCATCTCCTCTCCCCTCTATCAGCCTCTCCTCGCCCTCCTCCCCCGCTCCTGACTGTCAAACTAAGTGTTTGGGGCTTAGTGATGAATTGCCCTGTGTGGCTTTGTATGTGACCAATGCCGACTCACGGCAGGGGCTTAAACAGCAGATCAATCGATGAGATGACATTGAAGGATGATAGTGCTTGTTTGGCCCTGAGAAGGGGGGTTGAGATGGgctttaaagtgtgtgtgtaggtaGTTTGACTTTAAACAAGTGTAGATACATGTTTCCCGATGTATGCAGGTTTCTTTTTGAGTCAGGAATTTAGTGAAGgttgacagaaaagaaaaaaggtcttTAAGGACATATTTTTCTGTCAACGTGGATATTTCAACACTATTATAGCCATCAATGTTCAACTGTTTGTCCCTGACCTTGTACACCAGACCACAGAGCCCCTTTTTATCATatctcagaaaaaaagcttttattctcCTCCTGAAGTTACCGTACATTGTTGGAGTGAATAATAGTCTGTCTCTTCTATCCCATAAGATCTTTGAAGTGTATCCTTGGCAAGAATCCTGCATTGATTTCTGTCCAATTTTGCTCAGAGATGttgagagggggaaaaaaaatcacggcatcaatttttatttagtaaatcACAGTCTATTTCAAATGTTCTGTTTCAAACCGCCAGCAGCAGATTCTTCTAAAATATTCACAAAGAGCTGGTCAGACTTTAAATCCCTACTGACTACTCAATCACAGTAAATAGTCTAGTGTAATATCACAGTCATTGCTGAGAGATTCTTGAAGAGGCAGAGCTAAGGAATCAGTGTGCTGTTTTCTAAGAAACAAAGTCGTTTTACTAAGAAGCCTTGATAAAAGATTGATGAGCAGTCTGCTTGGAAACTCTCAACTGCCTGTTCTTTAGTTCAAGTCAAATTCATCCCTCTAAATGAATATACCAATTACTTGAGTTGGAAATAAACTTTAGTGGCATTTTAACCACATTTAACACTaagattatgtttttttacacaaatcaaaTTGGAAATACTTTGgcaacactttattttttgccCTCGAAGAATTTAGCCTTCAGGTTTTAATCATTCTcctgacttttttctttctttcttgacTTTTCTTatattctataaaaaaaaaggttccctTTTTGTAATATTAAGTTTAGCAGTCATTTATGGTCCCCAGAAATTTAAGACGGTGTCTTCAACATTCACAATCAAGTGAATGTTGGAGAgtagttgtaaaaaaatatggtTATTAGTTGTGTTCCCCCTGAATTTATGCTTATGACACGACTGGGTTAAACTTTGACAGggttttgttacatttgttaCATGATTGGCTCATTTATGAGGTCCGACACTAATGTTGGACGAGAAGGCCTGGTTTGCAGTATCCACCCTatttcatcccaaaggtgctctatcaggttgaggtcaggactgtgcaggccagtcaagtttttccacaccaaactcactcatccatgtctttatggactttGCTTTGTGCACTCGCAGTCTTGTTAGAAAAGGAAGGGTTCGTCCCCAAGCTGTTCCCACAAAGTCGGGAGAAtgaaattgttcaaaatgtcttgttatgctgaagcattaagagttcctttcactggaacgaAGCAGccaagcccaactcctgaaaaacaaccccacaccataatcctccctccaccataATTCACACTTGgctcaatgcagtcagacaCTTTGTGGCCGAGTTGCTGCCGTTCCCAATCGTTTcaactttgttataataccactaacagttgactggaatatttagtagcgtggaaatttcatgactggttaattgcacaggtggcatcgtATCACGGTACCAAGCTGGAATTGACTGACCCATTCTTCCACaaacagtctgcatgcctaggttcttgattttatacacctgtggccatggaagtgattggaacacctgaattcaatgatttggatgagtgagtgaatacttttggcaatatagtgtatgaTGACGTAGCAAAAACTAGTAAGATTAACTTTTCGATGGACTTTCATTTCTTGGTGTTGCTGCAGACCTTGAGTTGCGTTGGACTCCTGTGTTGATCTCAAAGCTAAGCACTCAGCAGGCTCAAGTTGTTTAGGATGCATGCCATGGTTCCAGGTTCTCACCAGATCTTGTCCCCCAGGTGGAGACCAACTCCTTGATGGACATAAATTACCTTCTTCCCCTTCCAGAGTGAACTTAGTTAAAGCGCATCACTGCACTTGACAGACACCACCCAGCGTGGTCGGGTCACGCTCAGTTAATAATACTCCTCTGCAGGTGAACTCTAGATGCTCCCTACTTTCTGGATGAACTTGTTATTATAGTTTGTAGAACAGGATCTGATTCTATTGTTAGCAGATCTTCATTACCTTGGCTGTATTTGTCTGTCAAGACATTTTCATAGATAACAGATTAGGTGAGCTTGTGAGGAGGTCATGCAGAGGAAAAGTGGAAAGAATAGTTTAGGAATTGCTGGCACATTAAGAAGGATCTGGTGTCATCAAATATGAGAGTGATGATagagaaaaatgtcatttttgtctGGTTCGGATGACTTCCGAGACAGCGAAGCaagaaattataaaatgtaGAGAGAAGGTAAGTGAATGTAAGACAGGAAGAGATGAGGAAAAGTAAGATTAAGGAGAATCCTCGGACCTAAGAAATGAAGACTGAAGGAACATAGAAGAGATAAAGTGAAAGGGaaaactgcaggaggaggagctttTTGTCTGTCGTTCACCTTCATTTAATTCATGCTGTCGTCCCATCCTCCCATCATCCACTtcagggtgtgtttgtgtttgaaggaTGAGTTGAAGTGGGGGAGCAGGGTTATGTGGAATTGCTTTGTTCTTTAACAAGTAAGTTTATGTGAGGTTGAATTTTTGCCCgatgccaaaaggcaaaaagctggacttgttctttctgtgtgcgtgtctgtctgtctgtaatcaaaatatctcaaaaccactggacaagtttaaatgaaacttacaggaaggaatcatttgatgtacatctgtagctggttaacttttggagtcagtcccgttcaagatggccaccatagctaatcaacattagccaacacaaagacgGCTATAAcacagtcggttttacagatattgatttgaaatttggtgtggtagtatttTATGATCCTTCTCAACTCCTAGTCCAGTTAAATGCTAACATCATGCAAGATATTGAAAtttcacatgagattgtgcttaATGATTTTTCCAAGTTTTGATcaaaatagttataactctATCATTCCTCGACAAacgatgatctcagtctaaaacgcTGCCtttaaatgagtgtttttctgtaaatatttatcatttaagtCAACATACAAGTGCTTTGTGAACTTCTTTAAATAACTAACATCAGCGGcagagataaataaatgataaaagccTAATGGGCGTGCTTTTCCGTGAGAAAGTGATCCTTCACTGCTAATTATGTAGTCcaacactttcacacacatacagcagagCCCACAATTTTTATTCATGTCGCAGTGCAGCACACAAGTCCCATCCATATAACAAACAGCACAGTTTATGGctgtaaaacaacagaagtagCAATCTATTATTCTGTGGGCACAGTTAAACAGTAGATGCATGAATCGCTGCCTacaattatttctgtttttactgtattttttagATAGATAAAGGTGAAGCTAAGGCTGCAAACTTAAAGCCGTTTATTGAACTGACGGAGTGCAACTCTGTTTCTCAATAAGTGGACAAAATTCAGTAGCTACAGTagtgttttttatatatgttgTTTTTCCAGCGCTTacatttaaagcaatagttgAAGGTTCTGTGGTAACATTATGCACGATTAATAACTTcactgttgtagatagctctttgagcaatctcagtttagagaaataaagtttcattcTGACTGGATCGATGAACTAACTGCTTGTTGGAGGGATGCAAAGACCAAAGTGTTGTCTCAAAGTTACTCCAATCCTCAAACTTTCATAGCTGTTCTCAAATACGCAGTTTTATAAACTTCTACACCACTGTAAATTTGAAAATACATGGTAATTTACAcagaatttgatgtttttttgcacacataAACAGCAGCAGTAGCATCTAGCTGTGCTCTTCTGGTGCAACCTAGGgcatttcctgcagaaaaatTGTGTGACGTGAAATTGATTGTTGGGTAAAGTGCAGTTCTGTGGTAGcgatgttttaattttgtaggaaaacctgtttgttggcctttttggctttttaacTACCAAGTAACAATAGTTACCTATTGGAATATAGTACCTCCTAAAATTACATCAATTCTTGATCATGTTAATTTTAGAAAGAACCTGAagaaatcaataataaataatgaaatcatttaaaatttatgAAATGGGTAGATTAATATTTTTAGTGAagattgttattgtttgttttttaattattttttaataaataaatgtctctatatatatatatatattttttttttgtagtgttggtaaatgtatgattttattgtaatgtttGTGGTGTGGACCCCAGGAAGAATAGTAATAATGGGGatccttaaataaataaataaacaagtaacaaaacattttgtggtggtaataataataagaatgaATTAAAATTTACAGTAGGTTGAGAAATTAAGTTATagcaattacatttttttatttgtgatgaaCGTCTTATGTTTGATACTTTAGATGACATCTGTGGTTTTTAATGACAggaagcacttttttttaaaaaaatggctccGTCCACAAAGCTCTCTTTAAATGGCCGTGCTGCTCTGCCCTCCAGCagtcttctgttttttctcctgaCCTTTACAAATCacgagtttgtttttttttttattttattttttgacattgtGTTGACAAGTTAAAAACCAGGCTGCTGTGGGCTTTGCTCTGCCatttacatcaaataaaaaaacaatgtttgtttctttctataGCACTAACGAAATGACTGTAAATATAATACAGTTTTTAATGCCGTGTGTTGGATTCAGTGAATGCTTTCTCTTAACCTTTCCTTATCTTCCCCTCGCCCTCCCTCTTCAGTAATATGTTCTgcttatctgtctgtctgtgtgtgtgtgtctgtgtcctcaggtgtGGGAGATGCTGCTGAGCTCCAAGGCTCCGATGGTTAACGTGTTCATGGCCGTGCCAACTATTTACTCTAAACTGATCCAATTCTATGATCAGCACTTCAGACAGCCTCATGTGAAGGATTTTGTCAGAGCGGTTTGCCATGAGAGAATCAGGTAACAAACAGCTTCCTCTCAGGCAGcggccttttttttctttaaaaaactaaagaaatgtaaacataaaaatgtaaaattttcaaaTCAATTAAGCCTTACTTAACAAATAATGtagattatttaaatttatttctgtacacctatacttttttttgtattgctcagtttcaatattttttaaaagcagccaGCTACCTTCATCTGTTTTCACTgacagggtttttattttagaattgctgttgggtcaaaaaaaaaaatctctaaataattcatttatttgtttgtttgtttgtttagtttccaCAGAGCTGCTTAAAGATCACAGTTTCATGCACATATTATATGAGTCCCCTGCAGACAGAGAATCCtcagaatatttttatattatgt
Protein-coding regions in this window:
- the acsf3 gene encoding malonate--CoA ligase ACSF3, mitochondrial, whose amino-acid sequence is MLSELFAFARLPFIWTSPHWKAPLCRTFHPLYSRPWLLGATVYRSTHRWTLAPSSRISQKPVFTKAPAFGEKLALIDSSGRHSYKQLYCSSLGLASKISSALKSDFGGLDGKRISFLCANDSSYVVAQWAAWMSGGTVVPLYRKHPPSELEYIISDSQSSLLVAGHPYAETLQPLAQKLGLPCLTLPPTSNLDALNETDTCEQEITIKDWAGRPAMIIYTSGTTGRPKGVLHTHSSIQAMIQCLVSEWAWSKDDVILHTLPLHHVHGIINKLLCPLWVGATCIMLPEFEPQKVWEMLLSSKAPMVNVFMAVPTIYSKLIQFYDQHFRQPHVKDFVRAVCHERIRLMVSGSAALPVPTLQRWEEITGHTLLERYGMTEIGMALSNPLKGPRIPGAVGSPLPGVDVRIVMNNTTNAIIVEGNHKETRVRPGLEGKEGELLVRGPSVFKEYWNKPQETRESFTDDGWFKTGDTVIYKDEVYWIMGRTSVDIIKSGGYKISALEVERHLLAHPEIIDVAVIGAPDVTWGQKVTAVVQLREGQSLTLPELKIWAREHMGPYSIPTGLLLVEEMPRNQMGKVNKKDLLRHFFP